A single window of Nicotiana sylvestris chromosome 3, ASM39365v2, whole genome shotgun sequence DNA harbors:
- the LOC104214306 gene encoding uncharacterized protein, whose amino-acid sequence MSIEPFNRLVKLAARAFYDDITTKGDNQPKSGRSDNRGIAVVILDALTRRQWVREEDLAKDLKLHTKQLRRTLRFFEEEKLITRDHRKEGAKGAKVYNAAVAATVDVLQNGKEGDDKIKMHTHSYCCLDYSQIFDVVRYRLHRMKKKLRDELDNKNTVQEYICPNCGKRYTALDALRLVSPEDEYFHCESCNGELVAESDKLSSQGTVDGDDKDRRRRREKLEDMLHRMEAQLKPLMDQLNRVKDLPAPEFGSLQAWEVRANAVARGANGDNANDPSKSGQGFGGTPMPFVGETKVEVAFSGLEEKGDIKSEISATPMKVLPPWMIKEGMNLTKEQRGEVKQESNMEGTSAAAGSSDDKKSIETEDVKNIKDEYVKAYYEALFKRQREQEEATKSLQEPSTTDGVDNTSTERHVGMKSKREEEDEGEDIEWEEAPPAGDNTTGNFKVDLNVLADASGDDNDEEDDIDWEEG is encoded by the exons ATGAGTATTGAACCCTTTAATCG ATTGGTCAAACTTGCGGCTAGAGCTTTCTACGATGACATTACGACTAAAGGCGACAATCAGCCCAAATCCGGCAGAAGTGACAATCGAGGAATTGCGGTGGTCATTCTAGACGCACTCACAAG GCGGCAATGGGTGAGGGAAGAAGACTTGGCAAAGGATTTGAAGTTGCACACAAAGCAACTCCGGCGCACCTTGCGtttctttgaagaagaaaagcTCATCACGCGAGATCATAGGAAAGAG GGAGCAAAAGGTGCAAAAGTATACAATGCTGCAGTTGCAGCTACAGTTGATGTCCTGCAGAATGGGAAAGAAGGAGATGACAAAATAAAGATGCATACTCATTCTTATTGCTGCCTGGACTATTCTCAG ATATTTGATGTCGTGAGGTACAGACTACACCGAATGAAGAAAAAGTTAAGAGATGAGCTGGATAACAAAAACACAGTGCAGGAGTATATATGTCCCAATTGTGGGAAAAG ATATACCGCGTTGGATGCATTGCGGTTGGTGTCTCCTGAGGATGAGTACTTCCACTGCGAAAGTTGCAACGGGGAACTAGTGGCAGAGAGCGACAAGTTATCCTCTCAAGGGACTGTAGATGGGGATGATAAGGATAGGAGACGGCGTCGTGAAAAATTGGAAGACATGCTTCATAGGATGGAG GCACAACTCAAACCGTTGATGGATCAACTTAACAGAGTAAAAGATTTACCTGCTCCCGAGTTTGGAAGCCTTCAAGCGTGGGAAGTGCGAGCCAATGCTGTGGCCCGAGGTGCAAATGGAGATAATGCAAATGACCCTTCAAAGTCAGGACAAGGATTTGGTGGAACACCTATGCCTTTTGTTGGAGAGACAAAG GTTGAAGTTGCTTTCTCTGGTCTTGAAGAAAAAGGAGATATCAAATCTGAGATTTCAGCTACACCAATGAAAGTTTTGCCTCCATGGATGATAAAGGAGGGAATGAATCTTACAAAGGAGCAGCGTGGAGAGGTCAAGCAAGAGTCCAATATGGAGGGTACTTCTGCTGCAGCGGGGTCATCTGACGACAAGAAGTCCATAGAAACTGAGGacgtgaaaaatataaag GATGAATATGTTAAGGCATATTATGAGGCTCTATTCAAGCGACAGAGAGAGCAAGAAGAAGCTACCAAAAGTTTACAGGAACCATCAACTACAGATGGAGTGGATAACACCTCTACTGAGCGCCACGTCGGCATGAAATCTAAACGTGAAGAGGAGGATGAAGGAGAGGATATTGAATGGGAGGAGGCCCCACCTGCAG GTGATAATACAACTGGAAATTTCAAGGTTGACTTGAATGTGCTAGCAGATGCTTCAGGAGATGACAACGATGAGGAAGATGACATAGACTGGGAGGAAGGTTGA